One Coleofasciculus chthonoplastes PCC 7420 genomic region harbors:
- a CDS encoding DUF1361 domain-containing protein: MSLRFLLRDAWKAWHRHSGWMAWNLFLAFIPLALSVWLFRRSSGNRNLLWWVGFIVFMAFLPNAPYLLTDIIHLIDAVRRDYSVWVITLVLIPQHLSVILLGFEAYVISLINLGYYLQKQGMGKFTIPAELITHALCAVGIYLGRFLRFNSWDLVTQPEDLAQTIVDDLTAKRPLLVMFVTFIVLTVLYWVMKQITLGLILKMRYRKVLHEAGGEN, encoded by the coding sequence ATGTCTTTAAGATTTCTATTAAGGGATGCCTGGAAAGCATGGCATCGCCATAGCGGTTGGATGGCTTGGAATTTATTTCTTGCCTTTATCCCCTTAGCTTTAAGTGTTTGGCTCTTTCGTCGCTCATCTGGAAACCGTAACCTTTTGTGGTGGGTGGGTTTCATTGTTTTCATGGCGTTCTTACCCAATGCACCTTATCTGCTGACGGATATCATCCACCTGATTGATGCGGTGCGTCGTGACTATTCCGTTTGGGTGATTACGTTAGTGCTAATTCCGCAACATCTCAGTGTTATTTTATTGGGCTTTGAAGCTTATGTTATCTCGTTAATTAATTTAGGATACTATTTACAAAAACAAGGCATGGGTAAGTTTACCATTCCGGCTGAACTGATTACTCATGCTCTGTGCGCGGTTGGTATCTATTTAGGACGATTCCTCCGATTTAATAGTTGGGATTTAGTCACACAACCGGAGGATTTAGCCCAAACTATTGTGGATGACTTGACGGCTAAACGCCCCCTGTTGGTTATGTTTGTCACCTTTATCGTGTTGACGGTATTGTATTGGGTGATGAAGCAAATCACGCTGGGACTCATTCTCAAAATGCGTTATCGGAAAGTTCTTCACGAAGCCGGTGGGGAGAATTAA